In one window of Bizionia sp. M204 DNA:
- the dinD gene encoding DNA damage-inducible protein D, whose product MKTSIIHSLTENFESCAHKTSDGVEFWMARDLQHLLSYTKWDNFQGVISKAKTACELSEQQIDDHFAEVGKMVSIGSGAEKEIPDIMLTRYACYLVAQNGDPRKEKIAFAQRYFAIQTRKAELIEIKILEHERVNAREKLKATEKELSQVIFEQTGGNQNFALIRSKGDTALFGKTTQQMKDRWGIKNKPLADFMPTILLKAKDFATEITIFNAKENNMKSESQISREHIINNKSVRNTLVSRGIKPENLKAEEDISKIDRRLKSEEKKSLKNPKKLK is encoded by the coding sequence ATGAAAACATCTATAATACATAGTCTAACTGAAAATTTTGAATCTTGTGCTCACAAAACTTCAGACGGAGTAGAATTTTGGATGGCAAGAGATTTACAACATTTATTATCATATACAAAGTGGGATAATTTTCAAGGTGTAATTTCAAAAGCGAAAACAGCTTGTGAGCTTTCTGAACAACAAATAGATGACCATTTTGCCGAAGTCGGGAAAATGGTTTCGATTGGATCGGGAGCGGAAAAAGAAATTCCAGATATTATGTTGACAAGATATGCTTGTTATCTAGTTGCTCAAAATGGGGATCCTCGTAAAGAGAAAATAGCCTTTGCTCAACGATATTTTGCCATTCAAACTAGGAAAGCAGAACTTATTGAGATTAAGATTCTTGAACACGAAAGGGTTAATGCAAGAGAAAAATTAAAGGCTACCGAAAAAGAGTTATCACAAGTAATATTTGAACAAACAGGAGGCAATCAAAATTTCGCACTAATTAGAAGTAAAGGAGATACAGCTTTGTTTGGAAAGACTACGCAGCAAATGAAAGACAGATGGGGAATTAAAAACAAGCCATTAGCTGATTTTATGCCCACAATACTTTTAAAAGCTAAAGACTTTGCTACCGAAATCACAATATTTAACGCCAAAGAAAATAATATGAAATCTGAAAGTCAAATTTCTAGAGAGCATATAATCAACAATAAGTCTGTACGTAATACCTTAGTGTCACGTGGCATAAAACCTGAAAATTTAAAAGCAGAAGAAGACATAAGTAAAATTGACAGACGTTTAAAAAGTGAGGAAAAAAAAAGTTTGAAAAACCCGAAAAAATTAAAATAG
- a CDS encoding class I SAM-dependent DNA methyltransferase has protein sequence MNGQKTIDLIGLNKAISTTLKGKKLSESKSIVLNQAKEFGIDAVYFNTDENDNSFPAIFLKKINSFDINSLKEIASTHKKAWNFKKVLFLYVYSETEIRIYNCSEKPIIITKDNFDYDKELQNIEIKSYKFSDKEQIQELNQLFSTIAIDTGIIWTLEEAQFIRDKINLQRRVDKYLVDSLVNTAKQLEQQGLEINFIHKIILRSLFLLYLEDREATDEKFYSKIRKGAKSYFDILNDVNSTYELFDKLEEHFNGNVFTLEVGENISINELQLIKKCFISGNDNTPQINLFEDWRLFDFSIIQIELLSEIYENFLFKTDPELKKKTGTYYTPPSLVEFILNEKLPVNKGETNYNIKILDPSCGSGIFLVESFKRLVKRYENSHNEKLTDFNKLKKLLTDNIFGVELHPQAIKVAAFSLYLALVDNLDPKNIWQNKNHSLPNLINNPEDKSLKVQGGNLFCRDTIEVNEEIENIEFNLVVGNPPFGTTNLLESVKNYCKQFDFAKEMVLPFLHKSTKFAPNGEIALIFNTKVLTNTGGTYQNFRKWLFNDCYVEKVYNFSILRNAKKNFGGQLFGDATGPISIIYYQKEHPINPSDKITYYAPKTYIKSNIIEGLNIDFTDLKHLPREECQKPDTKIWKVAMWGGMNDWELIKKLNSTTVSIKDFFNKENIDYGVGFELSNPADKTNYEIKTLPIHTPKNIIKYYTPTPNKRIDTDKFRRLGKLSAYQKEHILLNEGIKVVNNSLTLLASFVDYKSAYSKGIVGIYSKDDNIDLLKLLTIYFNSEFIRYFSFLTTSSWGIERDVVKYKELFEAPFLLDSLNKKTRNQIVKLFDNKLYDNEFYLVNKTIEDELNQIILSDLSEYDRFTIQHLLNNIDLFHKQEKSKALFPALQEQVNIFSTLISNELNNFLDGQDLFANATIFNDINRYSPLMMIKISFDEKKSETFQSNEFIDEKLKKLDKHLWEEKATNIYFRKKLNYKTGNDIYIIRPNQRRFWSESMALEVASDLILEILNEN, from the coding sequence ATGAACGGACAAAAAACAATAGATTTAATTGGTTTAAACAAAGCCATTTCTACTACTTTGAAAGGCAAGAAGCTTTCCGAAAGTAAATCTATTGTCTTGAACCAAGCAAAAGAGTTTGGCATAGATGCAGTTTATTTTAATACCGATGAAAACGACAATAGTTTTCCTGCTATATTTTTAAAAAAAATAAACTCATTTGATATAAATTCATTAAAAGAAATTGCAAGCACTCACAAAAAAGCTTGGAACTTCAAAAAAGTACTATTTCTGTATGTTTACTCTGAAACAGAAATTCGTATTTATAACTGTTCTGAAAAACCTATAATCATCACTAAAGATAATTTTGACTATGACAAAGAACTTCAAAACATTGAAATAAAGTCTTATAAATTTTCTGATAAAGAACAAATCCAGGAGCTTAATCAACTTTTTTCAACTATTGCAATTGATACAGGAATTATCTGGACTTTAGAAGAAGCTCAATTTATTAGAGATAAAATAAACTTACAACGCAGAGTCGATAAGTATTTAGTGGATAGTTTAGTTAACACAGCTAAACAACTGGAACAACAAGGACTTGAAATTAATTTTATTCATAAAATCATTCTTCGTTCTTTGTTTCTATTATATTTAGAAGATAGAGAAGCTACAGATGAGAAATTTTATTCCAAAATTAGAAAGGGAGCAAAATCCTATTTTGACATTCTGAATGATGTAAACTCTACTTATGAATTATTCGATAAATTAGAAGAGCATTTTAATGGTAACGTTTTTACTTTAGAAGTAGGAGAAAACATATCTATCAATGAACTTCAATTAATTAAAAAATGTTTTATTAGTGGTAATGATAATACACCACAAATAAACCTATTTGAGGATTGGAGATTGTTTGATTTTAGCATTATACAAATAGAATTGCTAAGTGAAATCTATGAAAACTTTTTATTTAAAACTGACCCTGAATTAAAGAAAAAAACAGGAACATATTACACACCACCTTCTTTGGTTGAATTTATTTTAAATGAGAAGCTACCAGTTAATAAAGGAGAAACAAACTATAATATAAAGATTTTAGACCCTTCCTGTGGCTCTGGAATTTTTTTAGTTGAAAGCTTCAAACGATTAGTAAAGCGTTATGAGAATTCTCATAATGAAAAACTAACTGACTTTAATAAATTAAAAAAACTACTTACTGACAATATTTTTGGTGTAGAATTACATCCACAAGCGATTAAAGTTGCTGCTTTTAGTTTATACTTAGCTTTAGTGGATAATCTAGATCCTAAAAACATTTGGCAAAATAAAAATCATAGCTTACCAAATCTTATCAATAATCCAGAAGATAAATCATTAAAAGTTCAAGGGGGAAATTTATTTTGTAGAGATACTATTGAAGTAAACGAAGAAATAGAAAATATAGAATTTAATCTGGTAGTCGGAAATCCACCGTTTGGAACAACGAATTTACTTGAATCTGTAAAAAATTATTGCAAACAATTTGATTTTGCTAAAGAAATGGTCTTACCGTTTTTACATAAATCTACAAAGTTTGCACCGAATGGAGAAATAGCTCTAATATTTAACACCAAAGTTTTAACAAATACAGGAGGAACTTATCAAAACTTTAGGAAATGGTTATTTAATGATTGCTATGTAGAAAAAGTTTATAATTTTTCAATACTCCGCAATGCAAAGAAAAATTTTGGAGGTCAATTGTTTGGAGATGCAACTGGCCCTATAAGCATAATATATTATCAAAAAGAGCATCCTATAAACCCTTCCGATAAAATCACATATTATGCACCTAAAACTTACATAAAATCAAATATAATTGAAGGTTTAAACATCGATTTTACGGATTTAAAACATCTTCCAAGAGAAGAATGTCAAAAACCTGACACTAAAATTTGGAAGGTTGCAATGTGGGGTGGAATGAATGATTGGGAATTAATCAAAAAGTTAAATAGTACTACAGTATCAATTAAGGATTTTTTCAATAAAGAGAATATTGATTATGGTGTAGGATTTGAACTTAGTAATCCTGCAGACAAAACAAATTATGAAATTAAAACATTACCCATCCATACACCTAAGAACATTATAAAATACTATACACCAACACCAAATAAAAGGATAGATACTGATAAGTTTCGAAGATTAGGGAAATTAAGTGCTTACCAAAAAGAACATATCCTATTAAATGAAGGCATAAAAGTCGTTAATAACAGTTTAACTTTACTAGCCTCTTTTGTTGACTACAAAAGTGCTTATTCAAAAGGGATTGTTGGTATTTATTCAAAGGATGACAATATTGATTTATTAAAATTATTAACTATCTATTTCAATTCTGAATTCATACGATACTTTTCTTTTTTAACAACATCTAGTTGGGGAATAGAAAGAGATGTTGTTAAATATAAAGAATTGTTCGAAGCCCCTTTTTTATTAGATAGTTTAAATAAAAAAACCAGAAATCAGATAGTAAAACTATTTGACAATAAACTTTACGACAACGAATTTTATTTAGTTAATAAAACAATTGAGGACGAGTTAAATCAAATTATTTTAAGTGATTTATCAGAATATGACCGATTTACTATTCAACATTTGCTAAATAATATTGACTTATTCCATAAACAAGAAAAATCAAAAGCATTATTTCCCGCACTTCAAGAGCAAGTAAATATATTTAGCACATTAATTTCTAATGAGTTAAATAACTTTCTTGACGGACAAGATTTATTTGCAAATGCTACGATTTTTAATGATATCAATAGATATAGTCCTTTAATGATGATTAAAATTTCTTTTGATGAAAAGAAAAGCGAAACTTTTCAATCAAATGAATTTATTGATGAGAAATTAAAAAAACTTGATAAACACTTATGGGAAGAAAAAGCCACCAATATCTATTTTAGAAAAAAACTTAACTATAAAACAGGGAACGATATTTATATTATTAGACCAAATCAACGAAGATTCTGGTCGGAATCCATGGCATTAGAAGTTGCTTCTGACTTAATTCTTGAAATTTTAAACGAGAATTAA